The Papio anubis isolate 15944 chromosome 1, Panubis1.0, whole genome shotgun sequence genome window below encodes:
- the S100A16 gene encoding protein S100-A16 → MSDCYTELEKAVIVLVENFYKYVSKYSLVKNKISKSSFREMLQKELNHMLSDTGNRKAADKLIQNLDANHDGRISFDEYWTLIGGITGPIAKLIREQEQQSSS, encoded by the exons ATGTCAGACTGCTACACGGAGCTGGAGAAGGCGGTCATTGTCCTGGTGGAAAACTTCTACAAATATGTGTCTAAGTACAGCCTGGTCAAGAACAAGATCAGCAAGAGCAGCTTCCGCGAGATGCTCCAGAAAGAGCTGAACCACATGCTGTCG GACACAGGGAACCGGAAGGCTGCGGATAAGCTCATCCAGAACCTGGATGCCAATCACGATGGGCGCATCAGCTTCGACGAGTACTGGACCTTGATAGGCGGCATCACCGGCCCCATTGCCAAACTCATCCGCGAGCAGGAGCAGCAGAGCAGCAGCTAG